One genomic window of Microbacterium sp. BH-3-3-3 includes the following:
- a CDS encoding NUDIX domain-containing protein, whose protein sequence is MPTPDFVLELRRHVGTMPLPLVGVTAVIVRGDDVLLGRRSDSGRLTPITGIVDPGEEPADAAAREAEEEAGVRIDVDRLVWVHQIPRVTYDNGDQSDYLDLVFACTWRSGEPVPVDGEMTEVGWFALDEVDALLDAEMAGRVRAARQTGPARFERRAD, encoded by the coding sequence GTGCCCACTCCCGACTTCGTCCTCGAGCTGCGCCGCCACGTCGGCACCATGCCCCTACCGCTCGTCGGCGTCACCGCGGTGATCGTCCGCGGCGACGACGTCTTGCTCGGTCGCCGCAGCGACTCGGGCCGGCTCACCCCGATCACCGGCATCGTCGACCCGGGCGAGGAGCCGGCCGACGCCGCGGCGCGCGAGGCCGAAGAAGAGGCCGGCGTGCGCATCGACGTCGACCGACTGGTCTGGGTTCACCAGATCCCGCGCGTGACGTACGACAACGGCGATCAGAGCGACTACCTCGACCTGGTCTTCGCCTGCACGTGGCGCTCGGGCGAGCCGGTGCCGGTCGACGGCGAGATGACCGAGGTCGGTTGGTTCGCCCTCGACGAGGTCGACGCCCTCCTCGACGCCGAGATGGCCGGGCGCGTGCGCGCCGCCCGCCAGACCGGCCCCGCGCGTTTCGAGCGCCGCGCCGACTGA